Proteins encoded within one genomic window of Tachysurus vachellii isolate PV-2020 chromosome 16, HZAU_Pvac_v1, whole genome shotgun sequence:
- the kdm7aa gene encoding lysine-specific demethylase 7A isoform X2, whose product MAAAPLYCVCRQPYDLNRFMIECDICKDWFHGSCVQVEEHHAADIDVYHCPNCHPIHGPSLMKKRNNWHRHDYTEEDDGRRPVQAGTAVFIQQLQARSFPSADELVVQMQGSHVTPHYLETEGFYYPIIVQDKEGLGLRLPPLSFSVRDVQHYVGGDKVIDVIDVARQADSKMKLSEFVKYYYQPERPKVLNLISLEFSDTKMAELVEVPDIAREMSWVEKYWPDDSIFPKPFVQKYCLMGVKNSYTDFHIDFGGTSVWYHVLWGEKIFYLIEPTKTNLALYESWSSSANQSEVFFGEKVEKCYKCVVKQGTTVLLPTGWIHAVLTSQDCMAFGGNFLHNLNIGMQLKCYEMERRLKTPDLFKFPYFEAISWYVAKNLLRTLKELRDEERQPQEYLVEGVKALISALKTWLRRELTAPNSEIPDHIRPSLLIKELSREIRHLEGQEEDPSKPVKSQGSVESASARSSLERRHHAQRVTQRLKPHLHHHHHHHHHLQQQHEHEQHHHEPKLRSNLDILELHTREVLKRLEVGPLEEQDSDVSSKVNAKFKKVVQPSTVAVDGNHDNALRLVLCNGRIVCERLRLGNRALKDEISPCQQHQVRPEKPSSCQPEIVKVEAGQVTRHELRIKLTKLSRLQKEEEDEGEEEDSSDSGSSEDEEECEMPKMRNSGSQHHKPLKRERPSSPSRVPEGGAVPQEVWGSSSAVCVSSNTSAVEECLYTESSLSHALHPSKRHTHNSSPISNQATKGKRPKKGNATSKQRLSKLMKMSTHTRLLL is encoded by the exons ctgtgtgcaGGTGGAGGAGCATCATGCTGCTGATATCGACGTCTATCACTGTCCTAATTGTCATCCCATCCACGGACCCTCcctca TGAAGAAGAGGAATAACTGGCACAGACATGATTACACAGAGGAGGATGATGGGAGACGACCGGTTCAGGCAGGAACAGCAGTGTTTATACAGCAGCTGCAGGCCAGGAGCTTCCCCAG TGCTGATGAGCTGGTGGTGCAGATGCAGGGAAGTCATGTGACACCGCATTACCTGGAGACTGAGGGCTTCTATTACCCCATCATAGTGCAGGACAAGGAGGGTCTGGGGCTCAGACTGCCCCCACTATCCTTCTCTGTCAGAGATGTCCAGCACTACGTcg GAGGAGACAAAGTGATCGATGTGATTGACGTGGCCAGACAAGCAGACAGCAAGATGAAGCTGAGCGAGTTCGTCAAGTATTATTATCAACCTGAACGTCCCAAAGTGCTCAACCTCATCAGCCTGGAGTTCTCTGATACCAA gatggcTGAGCTGGTGGAGGTGCCAGATATCGCTCGTGAGATGTCGTGGGTGGAGAAGTACTGGCCAGACGACTCCATCTTCCCCAAGCCTTTTGTGCAGAAGTACTGCCTGATGGGGGTGAAGAACAGCTACACTGACTTCCACATAGACTTCGGAGGAACCTCCGTGTGGTACCACGTCCTCTGG GGAGAGAAGATTTTCTACCTGATCGAACCGACCAAGACCAACCTCGCGCTCTACGAGTCGTGGAGCTCGTCGGCCAATCAGAGCGAAGTGTTCTTTGGAGAGAAAGTGGAGAAGTGCTACAAGTGTGTAGTGAAGCAGGGCACCACCGTACTGCTCCCTACAG GTTGGATCCACGCAGTTCTCACGTCTCAGGACTGCATGGCCTTCGGGGGAAACTTCTTACACAACCTGAACATCGGCATGCAGCTCAA ATGTTACGAGATGGAGCGGAGACTGAAGACTCCAGATCTGTTTAAGTTTCCGTATTTCGAGGCCATTAGCTGGTACGTGGCCAAGAACCTGCTGAGGACACTGAAAG agCTGCGAGACGAGGAGCGTCAGCCTCAGGAGTATCTGGTAGAAGGAGTAAAAGCTTTAATCTCTGCCCTAAAAACCTGGCTGAGGAGGGAG ttAACGGCACCAAACAGCGAGATTCCAGACCACATCCGGCCGAGCCTCCTGATCAAGGAGCTGAGCAGAGAGATCCGTCACCTGGAGGGGCAGGAG GAGGATCCGAGTAAACCGGTGAAATCTCAGGGAAGCGTAGAAAGTGCATCCGCTCGCTCCTCGCTCGAGAGACGACATCACGCGCAACGGGTCACTCAACGACTTAAACCCcacctccatcatcatcatcatcatcatcatcatcttcagcaACAGCATGAGCATGAACAACATCACCACGAGCCCAAACTCCGATCAAACCTGGACATCCTGGAGCTGCATACACGGGAAGTGCTGAAGAGGCTGGAGGTCGGCCCTCTGGAGGAG CAGGACTCCGACGTGAGCTCCAAGGTGAACGCGAAGTTTAAGAAGGTTGTCCAGCCTTCTACTGTAGCAGTCGATGGTAACCATGACAACGCACTGCGGCTTGTGCTGTGTAACGGCAGGATCGTGTG CGAGAGGCTGCGTCTCGGGAACAGAGCTCTGAAAGACGAGATATCGCCATGCCAACAGCATCAAGTTAGACCGGAAAAGCCATCGTCATGCCAACCAGAGATAGTGAAAGTGGAGGCAGGTCAGGTCACTCGTCATG AACTCAGGATAAAGCTGACAAAACTCTCACGGTTGcagaaggaagaggaggatgaggggGAAGAGGAG gaCAGTTCAGATTCAGGGAGCtctgaggatgaagaggagtgtGAAATGCCTAAGATGAGAAACTCAGGGAGTCAACATCACAAACCACTCAAAAG GGAGCGTCCCTCCTCCCCCAGCAGGGTGCCAGAGGGGGGCGCTGTGCCTCAGGAGGTGTGGGGCAGtagcagtgcagtgtgtgtcagCAGTAACACAAGTGCAGTAGAGGAGTGTTTATACACGGAGAGTTCACTCTCTCATGCACTCCATCCATCaaaacgacacacacacaactccagCCCCATCAGCAACCAGGCCActaaag
- the kdm7aa gene encoding lysine-specific demethylase 7A isoform X1, whose translation MAAAPLYCVCRQPYDLNRFMIECDICKDWFHGSCVQVEEHHAADIDVYHCPNCHPIHGPSLMKKRNNWHRHDYTEEDDGRRPVQAGTAVFIQQLQARSFPSADELVVQMQGSHVTPHYLETEGFYYPIIVQDKEGLGLRLPPLSFSVRDVQHYVGGDKVIDVIDVARQADSKMKLSEFVKYYYQPERPKVLNLISLEFSDTKMAELVEVPDIAREMSWVEKYWPDDSIFPKPFVQKYCLMGVKNSYTDFHIDFGGTSVWYHVLWGEKIFYLIEPTKTNLALYESWSSSANQSEVFFGEKVEKCYKCVVKQGTTVLLPTGWIHAVLTSQDCMAFGGNFLHNLNIGMQLKCYEMERRLKTPDLFKFPYFEAISWYVAKNLLRTLKELRDEERQPQEYLVEGVKALISALKTWLRRELTAPNSEIPDHIRPSLLIKELSREIRHLEGQEEDPSKPVKSQGSVESASARSSLERRHHAQRVTQRLKPHLHHHHHHHHHLQQQHEHEQHHHEPKLRSNLDILELHTREVLKRLEVGPLEEQDSDVSSKVNAKFKKVVQPSTVAVDGNHDNALRLVLCNGRIVCERLRLGNRALKDEISPCQQHQVRPEKPSSCQPEIVKVEAGQVTRHELRIKLTKLSRLQKEEEDEGEEEQDSSDSGSSEDEEECEMPKMRNSGSQHHKPLKRERPSSPSRVPEGGAVPQEVWGSSSAVCVSSNTSAVEECLYTESSLSHALHPSKRHTHNSSPISNQATKGKRPKKGNATSKQRLSKLMKMSTHTRLLL comes from the exons ctgtgtgcaGGTGGAGGAGCATCATGCTGCTGATATCGACGTCTATCACTGTCCTAATTGTCATCCCATCCACGGACCCTCcctca TGAAGAAGAGGAATAACTGGCACAGACATGATTACACAGAGGAGGATGATGGGAGACGACCGGTTCAGGCAGGAACAGCAGTGTTTATACAGCAGCTGCAGGCCAGGAGCTTCCCCAG TGCTGATGAGCTGGTGGTGCAGATGCAGGGAAGTCATGTGACACCGCATTACCTGGAGACTGAGGGCTTCTATTACCCCATCATAGTGCAGGACAAGGAGGGTCTGGGGCTCAGACTGCCCCCACTATCCTTCTCTGTCAGAGATGTCCAGCACTACGTcg GAGGAGACAAAGTGATCGATGTGATTGACGTGGCCAGACAAGCAGACAGCAAGATGAAGCTGAGCGAGTTCGTCAAGTATTATTATCAACCTGAACGTCCCAAAGTGCTCAACCTCATCAGCCTGGAGTTCTCTGATACCAA gatggcTGAGCTGGTGGAGGTGCCAGATATCGCTCGTGAGATGTCGTGGGTGGAGAAGTACTGGCCAGACGACTCCATCTTCCCCAAGCCTTTTGTGCAGAAGTACTGCCTGATGGGGGTGAAGAACAGCTACACTGACTTCCACATAGACTTCGGAGGAACCTCCGTGTGGTACCACGTCCTCTGG GGAGAGAAGATTTTCTACCTGATCGAACCGACCAAGACCAACCTCGCGCTCTACGAGTCGTGGAGCTCGTCGGCCAATCAGAGCGAAGTGTTCTTTGGAGAGAAAGTGGAGAAGTGCTACAAGTGTGTAGTGAAGCAGGGCACCACCGTACTGCTCCCTACAG GTTGGATCCACGCAGTTCTCACGTCTCAGGACTGCATGGCCTTCGGGGGAAACTTCTTACACAACCTGAACATCGGCATGCAGCTCAA ATGTTACGAGATGGAGCGGAGACTGAAGACTCCAGATCTGTTTAAGTTTCCGTATTTCGAGGCCATTAGCTGGTACGTGGCCAAGAACCTGCTGAGGACACTGAAAG agCTGCGAGACGAGGAGCGTCAGCCTCAGGAGTATCTGGTAGAAGGAGTAAAAGCTTTAATCTCTGCCCTAAAAACCTGGCTGAGGAGGGAG ttAACGGCACCAAACAGCGAGATTCCAGACCACATCCGGCCGAGCCTCCTGATCAAGGAGCTGAGCAGAGAGATCCGTCACCTGGAGGGGCAGGAG GAGGATCCGAGTAAACCGGTGAAATCTCAGGGAAGCGTAGAAAGTGCATCCGCTCGCTCCTCGCTCGAGAGACGACATCACGCGCAACGGGTCACTCAACGACTTAAACCCcacctccatcatcatcatcatcatcatcatcatcttcagcaACAGCATGAGCATGAACAACATCACCACGAGCCCAAACTCCGATCAAACCTGGACATCCTGGAGCTGCATACACGGGAAGTGCTGAAGAGGCTGGAGGTCGGCCCTCTGGAGGAG CAGGACTCCGACGTGAGCTCCAAGGTGAACGCGAAGTTTAAGAAGGTTGTCCAGCCTTCTACTGTAGCAGTCGATGGTAACCATGACAACGCACTGCGGCTTGTGCTGTGTAACGGCAGGATCGTGTG CGAGAGGCTGCGTCTCGGGAACAGAGCTCTGAAAGACGAGATATCGCCATGCCAACAGCATCAAGTTAGACCGGAAAAGCCATCGTCATGCCAACCAGAGATAGTGAAAGTGGAGGCAGGTCAGGTCACTCGTCATG AACTCAGGATAAAGCTGACAAAACTCTCACGGTTGcagaaggaagaggaggatgaggggGAAGAGGAG caggaCAGTTCAGATTCAGGGAGCtctgaggatgaagaggagtgtGAAATGCCTAAGATGAGAAACTCAGGGAGTCAACATCACAAACCACTCAAAAG GGAGCGTCCCTCCTCCCCCAGCAGGGTGCCAGAGGGGGGCGCTGTGCCTCAGGAGGTGTGGGGCAGtagcagtgcagtgtgtgtcagCAGTAACACAAGTGCAGTAGAGGAGTGTTTATACACGGAGAGTTCACTCTCTCATGCACTCCATCCATCaaaacgacacacacacaactccagCCCCATCAGCAACCAGGCCActaaag
- the kdm7aa gene encoding lysine-specific demethylase 7A isoform X3 encodes MAAAPLYCVCRQPYDLNRFMIECDICKDWFHGSCVQVEEHHAADIDVYHCPNCHPIHGPSLMKKRNNWHRHDYTEEDDGRRPVQAGTAVFIQQLQARSFPSADELVVQMQGSHVTPHYLETEGFYYPIIVQDKEGLGLRLPPLSFSVRDVQHYVGGDKVIDVIDVARQADSKMKLSEFVKYYYQPERPKVLNLISLEFSDTKMAELVEVPDIAREMSWVEKYWPDDSIFPKPFVQKYCLMGVKNSYTDFHIDFGGTSVWYHVLWGEKIFYLIEPTKTNLALYESWSSSANQSEVFFGEKVEKCYKCVVKQGTTVLLPTGWIHAVLTSQDCMAFGGNFLHNLNIGMQLKCYEMERRLKTPDLFKFPYFEAISWYVAKNLLRTLKELRDEERQPQEYLVEGVKALISALKTWLRRELTAPNSEIPDHIRPSLLIKELSREIRHLEGQEEDPSKPVKSQGSVESASARSSLERRHHAQRVTQRLKPHLHHHHHHHHHLQQQHEHEQHHHEPKLRSNLDILELHTREVLKRLEVGPLEEDSDVSSKVNAKFKKVVQPSTVAVDGNHDNALRLVLCNGRIVCERLRLGNRALKDEISPCQQHQVRPEKPSSCQPEIVKVEAGQVTRHELRIKLTKLSRLQKEEEDEGEEEQDSSDSGSSEDEEECEMPKMRNSGSQHHKPLKRERPSSPSRVPEGGAVPQEVWGSSSAVCVSSNTSAVEECLYTESSLSHALHPSKRHTHNSSPISNQATKGKRPKKGNATSKQRLSKLMKMSTHTRLLL; translated from the exons ctgtgtgcaGGTGGAGGAGCATCATGCTGCTGATATCGACGTCTATCACTGTCCTAATTGTCATCCCATCCACGGACCCTCcctca TGAAGAAGAGGAATAACTGGCACAGACATGATTACACAGAGGAGGATGATGGGAGACGACCGGTTCAGGCAGGAACAGCAGTGTTTATACAGCAGCTGCAGGCCAGGAGCTTCCCCAG TGCTGATGAGCTGGTGGTGCAGATGCAGGGAAGTCATGTGACACCGCATTACCTGGAGACTGAGGGCTTCTATTACCCCATCATAGTGCAGGACAAGGAGGGTCTGGGGCTCAGACTGCCCCCACTATCCTTCTCTGTCAGAGATGTCCAGCACTACGTcg GAGGAGACAAAGTGATCGATGTGATTGACGTGGCCAGACAAGCAGACAGCAAGATGAAGCTGAGCGAGTTCGTCAAGTATTATTATCAACCTGAACGTCCCAAAGTGCTCAACCTCATCAGCCTGGAGTTCTCTGATACCAA gatggcTGAGCTGGTGGAGGTGCCAGATATCGCTCGTGAGATGTCGTGGGTGGAGAAGTACTGGCCAGACGACTCCATCTTCCCCAAGCCTTTTGTGCAGAAGTACTGCCTGATGGGGGTGAAGAACAGCTACACTGACTTCCACATAGACTTCGGAGGAACCTCCGTGTGGTACCACGTCCTCTGG GGAGAGAAGATTTTCTACCTGATCGAACCGACCAAGACCAACCTCGCGCTCTACGAGTCGTGGAGCTCGTCGGCCAATCAGAGCGAAGTGTTCTTTGGAGAGAAAGTGGAGAAGTGCTACAAGTGTGTAGTGAAGCAGGGCACCACCGTACTGCTCCCTACAG GTTGGATCCACGCAGTTCTCACGTCTCAGGACTGCATGGCCTTCGGGGGAAACTTCTTACACAACCTGAACATCGGCATGCAGCTCAA ATGTTACGAGATGGAGCGGAGACTGAAGACTCCAGATCTGTTTAAGTTTCCGTATTTCGAGGCCATTAGCTGGTACGTGGCCAAGAACCTGCTGAGGACACTGAAAG agCTGCGAGACGAGGAGCGTCAGCCTCAGGAGTATCTGGTAGAAGGAGTAAAAGCTTTAATCTCTGCCCTAAAAACCTGGCTGAGGAGGGAG ttAACGGCACCAAACAGCGAGATTCCAGACCACATCCGGCCGAGCCTCCTGATCAAGGAGCTGAGCAGAGAGATCCGTCACCTGGAGGGGCAGGAG GAGGATCCGAGTAAACCGGTGAAATCTCAGGGAAGCGTAGAAAGTGCATCCGCTCGCTCCTCGCTCGAGAGACGACATCACGCGCAACGGGTCACTCAACGACTTAAACCCcacctccatcatcatcatcatcatcatcatcatcttcagcaACAGCATGAGCATGAACAACATCACCACGAGCCCAAACTCCGATCAAACCTGGACATCCTGGAGCTGCATACACGGGAAGTGCTGAAGAGGCTGGAGGTCGGCCCTCTGGAGGAG GACTCCGACGTGAGCTCCAAGGTGAACGCGAAGTTTAAGAAGGTTGTCCAGCCTTCTACTGTAGCAGTCGATGGTAACCATGACAACGCACTGCGGCTTGTGCTGTGTAACGGCAGGATCGTGTG CGAGAGGCTGCGTCTCGGGAACAGAGCTCTGAAAGACGAGATATCGCCATGCCAACAGCATCAAGTTAGACCGGAAAAGCCATCGTCATGCCAACCAGAGATAGTGAAAGTGGAGGCAGGTCAGGTCACTCGTCATG AACTCAGGATAAAGCTGACAAAACTCTCACGGTTGcagaaggaagaggaggatgaggggGAAGAGGAG caggaCAGTTCAGATTCAGGGAGCtctgaggatgaagaggagtgtGAAATGCCTAAGATGAGAAACTCAGGGAGTCAACATCACAAACCACTCAAAAG GGAGCGTCCCTCCTCCCCCAGCAGGGTGCCAGAGGGGGGCGCTGTGCCTCAGGAGGTGTGGGGCAGtagcagtgcagtgtgtgtcagCAGTAACACAAGTGCAGTAGAGGAGTGTTTATACACGGAGAGTTCACTCTCTCATGCACTCCATCCATCaaaacgacacacacacaactccagCCCCATCAGCAACCAGGCCActaaag